The Xiphophorus couchianus chromosome 6, X_couchianus-1.0, whole genome shotgun sequence genomic interval CAgttagagcagtaattaagccaaaactgtacaacatCTTTTTAGTATCTTTTGCTAACTATTATTAATCAGTTTGTCgaaaaataatcagcagataATTTCTGCACTGTATTGATGAGTCAAGTTGAAAcgactgagcttttcacatgttagaAGTATTCTTTTAGCTGTAGATGCATTCCTTGCTCCTAATGATCAAGCattcactaaagaaatgttATTATTGCATCTTAGGcaacttgtttattttctgatttaaatcaggaattgaattatttgtttgtattgaTATTGTATGAAAAAGGCTTAAgttaaaatctgcagaatgtgctagtttttttttttgttcgatTACTCACGAGAGTAATCcatagattaattgattactaaaataataattagttgcATCcctaataataaaaagagaaattcttACGTAATGCAgttctgttattgtttttttggttcTGCTGAAGATGAGGATAGCCTCTCCAGAGTGGCGGGAGCCTCCATTTTTACCTTCCAGAAAATCAGACGTGGCAACAGCATGGCCAACACTGGTAAGATCTGCTGGTTTCCAGTAAAagtgattacatttttattctaatgtttttgttgagcTGGATTTATCACGTTTCATAACGGACGCTTTGGGTTATACGTACGTCTTATTGGTGAACGCAGCAAGCGAGCTCGCTCAGACTCCGGGGAAAAGTGTGAGCTTCAATCCGGCTGAACCCGGCACCCCCAAACGGACGGGCCGACGTGAGTCCAGTACATCGTCCCATCACATTTGATCGACCAGAtcctgtgtttattttaagatgatacttttttctctctcactctttgaCTAGACCGCAAAGGCGAAGCCAGGACACCACAGAGGGTAGGGCCCTAAACTCAAGTCTTAATTTAACATACGCTTTGAGATTTATCTGGTCACTTAACCAGCTCTGGTTTATGGTTCTGAAAGCAGATCAAGAAGGTCCAGTTTGTCTCCACAACGCCACACAGGCTCAGAAAGAGACTAACAAGTAAGCACAGCGTGTTTTATTGAACTATATAATGGTGCCTTCTGAAGGTTTTCGCACAAAAACTGACATCTTTCATGATTGCCACGTGAAATTCAGACTTCAATTTGTTTCATTGATGATTTCTTGTGATCAACCAGCACTAAGTAATGTATAAATGGGAcattgaacagaaaataaaagcttatttttcCCTTCtgaaccaccaccaccaccacacatccttaaaaagtcttaaattcatgtatataaaattaaattcgTCTTTTAAAAACGTAAATTGACCTTAAGTACGTTAATCACAGGTCATTCATAATGTTTCTTCAACTTCACACTTGTACTCTGTGTTGTGTTGTTCCGTCTcatcaaatcccaataaaatacatttaagtttgcAATTTGACGAAACcgtgaaaaagtaaaaagatgtgaattatttttgcaagCATAATATGTAAATATGCCACCATTTGGATGTTTTCAGCGCCGAGCCTTCAGTCGGACAGCGACAGCGAGCTCTCGCCGTCTGACTCTGAGGAGGATGGAGAGGAGGACGAGGAAGAGGATATTCtaaaggagaaacagaaaataaataaagaggaaaaagagatCCAGAAAAACCACAGAACCCCTAGGAAAGGTTCATCTGCAGCTCTCTATAAGACTCCTgccaagaaaaacaagaacacaccCGAACCCGTTAACCAGCCCGCCATGACCGAGGAGTACTTTGAGGCTCACGGCAGCTCCAAAGTTCTGACGTCAGACCGGACCCTCGAGCGCCTGCACACCCCTAAACTAGACAGGGTAGGTTGATCACATTCAGGGTTTTAAAAcctaataaatgtttaattatggCTAACGTGCaaactgattttctgttttgtatttttctccaggAGTCTTTGGCTCGTCTTTTAGAAGGTAAACCGTCCTGTTACTCAAAGGAGATCCAGGAGCTGcacaacaaacacagacagcACTTTACCAAATGGATGTTCCAGTTACAGTGAGTGTGACTCTCATTTCTGACGTTTTTCCTCAAGGTCTGAGGGttatcaattttttattttatttactgttattgttattgttgatCTTGTTTTctacatattgtttttaaaactttaagaaCAACTTTTGTGTTGAACCTTCATACCTTATTCTGTGTGCAGGTTGGGGTTCAGTGTGCTGGTTTACGGTTTGGGAAGCAAAAAGACTTTGTTGGAAGACTTCCGGGTGTCTCATCTGTCTCAGGAGATCCACCTTGTCGTCAACGGCTTCTTCCCCTCCATCACTCTCAAATCGGTCCGTATtcgaaagagaaagaaaacacctTATGacttgtttaaaagtttaattgcAACGTGATCTCTTTTAGATATTAAACGCTTTGACCTGCGAGGTTCTGGAGCACCAGGGAACTTTCTGTACGCCCTCAGATCAGATCCACTTCATCGCTCAGATACTCAAAGACAGTAAGCGTGCTTGTTAAAGTGCTTTCCTCTCAAGTCGGACTCAACTCACATTTCCTCCCATGTCACCACAGGCCCGGATCTCCACATTTACCTGCTGATCCACAACATTGACGGGCCGATGCTGCGCGGAGAGAAGACCCAGAGTGCACTGGGGCAGCTGGCGGCGCTGCCAAACCTGCACTTAGTCGCCTCTATAGACCACATCAACGCTCCATTAGGTGGCTCTTAGGAGGAGTTTAGCTAGTAGCATTGATAAATGGGGTTTTCTTGTGGCTAAGTGGTTCCTGTAATGTTTCCAGTGTGGGACCAGTTCAAGCAGAGCCAGTTTAACTGGCTGTGGTGGGAGTGTGTGACGTTCCAGCACTACACCGAGGAGACGTCATATGAGAACTCTCTCCTGGTGCAGCAGACGGGCGCGCTGGCTCTGTCCTCCCTCACACACGTGCTGCGCAGCTTGACGCCCAACGCGAGGTAAACTGTTTTAAAGACCTGATAAGTTACTTATTTATTGAGTGTTTCCTGTGAAGTAGTGAACGGGGAATTTATCAGCAAGAATGTGAGGTTCAACTCAGTTTTGTGCCCCTAAATGTGCATTTGACCTGTTGTTCCAAATTCAAGTTTGGGTTTGCTTCAGATTTCTTCTTATTCAGTGAAATTTGCCATCATGCTTACAGCCGCAAATATGGAAAAAGacaatatttgattaaaaactccTGAGAAAGTAGAAAAACTATAGAAActgttcattgttttatttattttttggttgagGCATTGGATGTTTGGACAATTATTCACTCTGGTTTTAGATGCTGTGAAGCTAAAAAGAGTTTTGCTCATACTTTATTACTTTTGGACAGTTCTTGTCTGAAATTGTGTGCCATTgtgtgtaaccatggcaacaagtcGTTGATTTTACAActtcttttttaacttttgataaAAGATCAAGGTCATAAATTCTATCAAATTTGGGagcttttattgtttatgtaacacaatacataaacataaacaatacGTAAAAGGATTTGACTTATCATATATGATGGAAATCCCAACTAAAGGACAGTAACATTGATAATGTTACTAGAgaaaaatgaattaatgaattaagACTAAAGTCATGTAGTGAATTCCCGACTTAGGGTGTAAATTAATTGCAAAGAGTAGGTGGAGAGGTTGGGGTGGAACtttaagtttttcttgtttatgttttaatacaTAAGGTTTGAGGTTTTAGTTTTGTTccattttgttgtgaaaaactTTAAGTTATGGGAggaggatatatatatatatatatatatatattttatttttaatcaatactTTTATTAGAGTTCATCCACTCATTCCTTCTCTTTTTGCAGAGGAATCTTCAAGCTGTTGGCGAAATTccagctggaaaacaaagacaatcCTTCCTACTCAGGTACGCACTCTGGTTCAAAAGCTCAAACTTGTGAGCagttattttttgggggggggtgtAATTTTCACCTCAccattttgatgatttaaacatttcattatgCCAAATGCAGGCTTGTCATTCCAAGACTTCTACCAGTGCTGTCGAGAGGCCTTCCTGGTGAACTCTGACCTCACGTTGAGGACTCAGCTGACAGAGTTCAGAGACCACAAGCTGATCCGGACACGCAAGGTTACTTTCCCCAACTTTACTCCTTGGAAAAACTCTGTTTTGTATTCCGTCTTTAATGTATTCTTTGTTTGCTTTCCAACAGGGCGGAGATGGAGTAGAATACCTGATCGTTGCTGTGGAAACGAACACGCTGATTGATTTCTTAGAAAATGAGGATGATGACTGAAAGGACAAGACTTCCAAATCATGATCTGCAATTTTCCTGCAGTTGACATGAACTCATTCTGATAAATGGCACTAGTTTAATAGTTGTAGCGTTAGCTCTGAATGCACCATTGCACTGTGACATTCACATTATGGTTAGATGTGCAAATTTTTTTCAGCGTTAATCTGAATCAATAAAAGCCACCGTGACTTAATTTATTGCTgagcattatttttaatttcaaaatagaTATGcgcattaaacaaaaaatacattcttaTGTTCTTGCGAGGCGTGTAGTCATGCAGTGGAACAATAGAATTCCTTAATAATTTGGGAAACCAGGGCCACAAAAATGCGACGTGGCAgtgaaatgaaatcagaaacTGTACACGTAAACGAGCAGAAGGTACCGGGAGGCGACGTGTGTGGGTTTAGAATCCTGAGATTGGTGCTGGATGTGGGAAAAGAGGGGAGTGGGATATCGTTCTGAGTGCATGCTGTGGATATAGTTAGTGCTGGATCTCTGCAGTTTTCTGAGATGACGATCTCTGACCGTCTCCTGAATCCAGTGTGTAGGTCTGCAGCCGGTTCTGCGTGGCGGTGTGCACCACGTGGAGCTCCTCTTCATCCAGGTCCCTCAGCAGAAGCAGGACCGCATCGAGGATGTgggtctgaaaaaaaaaaaagcacagtaCCTCACTTTAACGGTGGCTTAATAAGCATCCCTGATCGGGTTAGGATAGGACTATATgttatacaaaacatgtaaattttTTGTAACAAGACTTTAGTCAGGTCAATTCTACCTATTTTGAGCTTTCATaatgagttgttttagggcctcttgtcactttaaatcgaAGTAAGCTGTTGCTTAACTCAAAGTTTACACTCGAACATGAAAATGACTACAAACAGAcatgcaattatacaactgtacatctttggaaagcagaagtggagcctccttcacaaccaacaagaatgcaaatAGTTTCTGGacggtaagtcaacaacaaaacacttgtcttttctagcAGAAGTTACAATccagagatttttaaaatagcttgttttccagacaccaaaaatcgTTGACTTATTACCAAAAACaggctggttttttttttttttgtttagtgctaggtgtttttttttagaagcagtaggaACCCAAATGGTagtaaaagaaatgtgcaaagtGTGAATTTTGCGTTGTACGTCCTCTTTAATCTCCTGGGCTTCCAGGGTATCCacgcatccttaaaaagtcttaaattcatgtatacAATGTCTTAAATGGACTTTTAAAGAAGCAAGTTGGCTTTAAATATGTTACAACTCTTAAAATTTGTTGTGGTGTGACTCGCACATTCTATGTAGTCTTGGTTTGAGTCTGTGACTCAAAGCGGTTGAGGCTACtggtaactagctgctaatatactcCTACTAGCTAGCAAACCACCTATATTAGGAGGAACCATTGCCCGGTTCCTGCAGTTGAgacagagaaggagaaaaaaattagcTAGCTAAAAAATGGAAGCTGgtgtaagtgcaaatttattgccAGTTTGGTGGACATCCTTCATCTTTGCTATTAGATCACTTCCATATTAGACTACTttcattctgtgcaaaaaagcTTGGCACTGCAGTGGTTAAGGctgtttcttttgtacatttctggtGTGatacaagtcttaaatttaattcataatggtcttaaatttgaattgGTGAAATGTACAGAAACCCTGGCTTCAGTCAACGGGTACTAGTGGGGTGATGCTTGCAGATGCTACCTTTTTCATCGTTGGTTTCTCCATGGTGGATGGAGAGGAAAGAGAGGAGAATTTGTCTCTGGAGAGAGGCTTCATTCCCAGCTCTTCTCTGATTTTGCTAACAggagaaaattaatttcagaaacgTCTTCATTCGCAAAGGTTAAAACGGTTGTGAAAAGTCACAGAAACCTACTTGGTCTCCTCCATGTTGTAGTTGAGTGCATCGTTCTCCGTCTCTGCATCTGGAAGGCCGTTGTTGGGAAGCTGGTTGTGGATGTTGCCGGTGGGCGTGCTGACCTCGTCACCTTCCGTTAGAGCGAGTGCGATCTCTTCCTCGGTTACCACTGAACACACAAAAGGTCAGACAAGGGAAGTGCCCCGCATAAGTGTTCGCAAcctttgaaacttttttctttttacctccattttgtcacattacagatGCAGGTtaagcaaaaatctgaaaagtgtggctgtTCAATTTCTGAACTGCCTTCAGAAATTGTTTCGCCCAACTGTGTGTAATTTACACATTTACTCCTACTAGCAAGGAGCATACAAACAGTTTTAAACAATAACTGCAGAGAAAGGTCGATacaaaactttgattttgtCTTGTTTACAATGAAAAACCTTGAAGTTTTCTGTTGTAACctaacaaaatgttgaaaagttcaatgactatttttacttttgcgaGAACTGTGTGCGACCCAGCTACTCATGTTTCTGTGCGCAGGAACATGACAAAAATCACCTTGATTGTCGAGCTTCTGGAGTCGAGGAAGGCAACGCAGCACGGTGAGCCGATACCGACTCGGATCGGTACCGCAACAGGGGTTCTCGGCCAACCACAGAACTCGGAGGCGCGTCAGCGGACGCAGATGACAGAGCTCTGACAGTGTAGGAATCATGTTCCTCCTCAGGTACAGTTCACTCAGAGACAGACAGCCAGCCAAAGCGGATAGAGACAAGATGTTGTTCACACTGCAGCGAGAGAAAGCACTGTAGTAAGCGGATCATAATAAATGGTTCTGGACATGTGATGGAACGAAAATGAAAACGGAGGTGTTCAAAAAGAACTGATCTGTCCCTCTATGTCTTATGATACCttgaataaataacaatttacaacaaaacagtaaaacaaactttaaaaattaccatgatgtgttgttttaaatgtgacaagTGATATTTAAAGTGAATTTGGTTGATTTAACAGAAAGGCCTGGTTCATAACTTTAACAAGAAGGTTGTggagaaagaaagcaaagagtTAACTTGACCAACCTGAGAGTCAACACTTCAATGCTGGGCATCTGAGAGAATATGGAAATCTGAAACGAGATACAATTCGATGgagatgattgttttttttaattacgtAAAGATCAACATAATTTACTGAGGTATCCACACAACTTTGCGTACTCACGTCAGTCAGGTTGCATCCCCTGCAAAGCAACACAATGTTAGCACAGACTCAACACATGGAGCTAGTACATCTTAACCAACACGGGTGTTAACATGTAAAGAAGGTGTAAATTAAAGATGCGATCAGTTCAAGCTCCTACCAGCAGTTTAGTTTCTTCACGCTTTCCAAGTCTGAGGCCTTAGCCTTAGCAAGAACAAGTTTCCGTGTTAGCTTCATTGCCTATCGCCTAAACGCcttaaaaattagaaatattgtCAATGAAATGTATATTGACAAACAACACAGGTTGCTTCATGACAGCGTCAGCGAAACATCTCAACTCCGCTGTACAGGGAAAAGCTGGCGTCTTTAACATTAATGCGCATGCGCGTTACCAACAACGCGTCCTTGGTTACTACggcttaaaagaaaagaaaactttaacaattttttttgtctcttttgtgAACCCCGCGTGCTATTAAATTCcgaagtaaattattttaaataaccctagttttgtaaatattaaaagcGTAAAATTAGTATTTGTCTTGACTAAACACTCAAAATCCCACAATGCCGTTCGAGCAACTGCAGTAAATCGCGCTTGCGCATTAACCTCTCCCTCTTTGGACCTACGTCTCCGCTGAAACGATGGTGAGCCTAGCCTGCTCCTTTCATAATCTGAATCAATCTTATGATTCTAGGGGTGTAATCAACATTTTTGCCCCTGCTGAAGTTTTGTGGGGATCATGATTGCCCGTCCAGaatattatttgtgtttgtttggtgGTTGTATCGACTGTAAACGCGATGTTTTTCGGAGCCATTGACACAGAAATGGCTGCCGCCTTAGCTTTGCTCATCAAACCAGGCCGGCTAGTTACATTCTATTTAGCGACAGCTTAACGTCAGTCCCTAGAAGATAGCTTCCTCATCTTTTCAGAGGTACAATAACACAATAAATTACGCGTCACTGTTTAAAACCCGGTCTGAAATGGCCGAGTTTAAATGAGTGGGTTAGCCCAGTTATGAGAGGCTCCTAGCCTGTATGAATAACCACTGCAGCCCGTTTAGTCCAGTTTCAGGGTGCTTTGACTTTTCTAGTCCTAGTATTAAGCTAATATATTGTATATTGCAATGTATCGAACTTGCATAGGATGAACT includes:
- the orc2 gene encoding origin recognition complex subunit 2 isoform X2, which produces MSVLEVKFIGDGDVLEHIVDKQEGVQSSAGAVQRMVKFKSPAGRKGHLKDEQLDQEESGVYDQQGYIRSLGTENNEDEDSLSRVAGASIFTFQKIRRGNSMANTASELAQTPGKSVSFNPAEPGTPKRTGRHRKGEARTPQRIKKVQFVSTTPHRLRKRLTTPSLQSDSDSELSPSDSEEDGEEDEEEDILKEKQKINKEEKEIQKNHRTPRKGSSAALYKTPAKKNKNTPEPVNQPAMTEEYFEAHGSSKVLTSDRTLERLHTPKLDRESLARLLEGKPSCYSKEIQELHNKHRQHFTKWMFQLQLGFSVLVYGLGSKKTLLEDFRVSHLSQEIHLVVNGFFPSITLKSILNALTCEVLEHQGTFCTPSDQIHFIAQILKDSPDLHIYLLIHNIDGPMLRGEKTQSALGQLAALPNLHLVASIDHINAPLVWDQFKQSQFNWLWWECVTFQHYTEETSYENSLLVQQTGALALSSLTHVLRSLTPNARGIFKLLAKFQLENKDNPSYSGLSFQDFYQCCREAFLVNSDLTLRTQLTEFRDHKLIRTRKGGDGVEYLIVAVETNTLIDFLENEDDD
- the orc2 gene encoding origin recognition complex subunit 2 isoform X1 encodes the protein MSVLEVKFIGDGDVLEHIVDKQEGVQSSAGAVQRMVKFKSPAGRKGHLKDEQLDQEESGVYDQQGYIRSLGTENNEDEDSLSRVAGASIFTFQKIRRGNSMANTASELAQTPGKSVSFNPAEPGTPKRTGRHRKGEARTPQRQIKKVQFVSTTPHRLRKRLTTPSLQSDSDSELSPSDSEEDGEEDEEEDILKEKQKINKEEKEIQKNHRTPRKGSSAALYKTPAKKNKNTPEPVNQPAMTEEYFEAHGSSKVLTSDRTLERLHTPKLDRESLARLLEGKPSCYSKEIQELHNKHRQHFTKWMFQLQLGFSVLVYGLGSKKTLLEDFRVSHLSQEIHLVVNGFFPSITLKSILNALTCEVLEHQGTFCTPSDQIHFIAQILKDSPDLHIYLLIHNIDGPMLRGEKTQSALGQLAALPNLHLVASIDHINAPLVWDQFKQSQFNWLWWECVTFQHYTEETSYENSLLVQQTGALALSSLTHVLRSLTPNARGIFKLLAKFQLENKDNPSYSGLSFQDFYQCCREAFLVNSDLTLRTQLTEFRDHKLIRTRKGGDGVEYLIVAVETNTLIDFLENEDDD
- the cfap410 gene encoding cilia and flagella associated protein 410 isoform X1, whose protein sequence is MKLTRKLVLAKAKASDLESVKKLNCWGCNLTDISIFSQMPSIEVLTLSVNNILSLSALAGCLSLSELYLRRNMIPTLSELCHLRPLTRLRVLWLAENPCCGTDPSRYRLTVLRCLPRLQKLDNQVVTEEEIALALTEGDEVSTPTGNIHNQLPNNGLPDAETENDALNYNMEETNKIREELGMKPLSRDKFSSLSSPSTMEKPTMKKTHILDAVLLLLRDLDEEELHVVHTATQNRLQTYTLDSGDGQRSSSQKTAEIQH
- the cfap410 gene encoding cilia and flagella associated protein 410 isoform X2 codes for the protein MPSIEVLTLSVNNILSLSALAGCLSLSELYLRRNMIPTLSELCHLRPLTRLRVLWLAENPCCGTDPSRYRLTVLRCLPRLQKLDNQVVTEEEIALALTEGDEVSTPTGNIHNQLPNNGLPDAETENDALNYNMEETNKIREELGMKPLSRDKFSSLSSPSTMEKPTMKKTHILDAVLLLLRDLDEEELHVVHTATQNRLQTYTLDSGDGQRSSSQKTAEIQH